The genomic interval GAAATTTTGATCAGCATATGCTTGGGGCCGTTCTGGTCGGCGGTGATGAAGGGCAGGTTGACCTCGGCTTCCATGGCGGTGGAAAGGTCTTTCTTGGCTTTTTCCGCAGCCTCTTTCAGGCGCTGGAGGGCCATGCTGTCCTTGGACAGGTCAATGCCGTTTTCCTTTTTGAATTCTTCCACCAGGTAGTTGATGACGCGCTGGTCGAAGTCTTCGCCGCCCAGGAAGGTGTCGCCGTTGGTGGCGCGCACTTCCACGACGTTGTCGCCCACTTCCAGGATGGAAATATCAAAGGTGCCGCCGCCCAGGTCGAAGACGGCGATTTTTTCATTGGCCTTCTTGTCCGAACCGTAGGCCAGAGAGGCGGCCGTGGGTTCGTTGATGATGCGTTTGACTTCCAGACCGGCGATGCGGCCCGCGTCCTTGGTGGCCTGGCGCTGGGCGTCGTTGAAGTAGGCGGGCACGGTGATGACCGCTTCGGTGACCGACTCGCCCAGGTAGGCTTCGGCGTCAGCCTTGAGCTTGGCCAGAATCATGGCCGAAATTTCCGGCGCGCTGTAGACGCGTCCGTCCACTTCCACCCCGGCGTCGTCATTGGGGGCCTTGGTGATAAGATACGGGGAATGCTCTTTCCAGCGGTCCACTTCAGGACTGTCGAATTTGCGGCCCATCAGGCGCTTGATGGCGAAAATGGTGCGCTTGGGATTGGTCACGGCCTGGCGTTTGGCGATTTCGCCCACCAGCCGTTCCTTGTCGGTAAAAGCGACCACCGAAGGCGTGGTGCGTCCGCCTTCGGGGTTGGTGATGCATTTGGGGTCCTTGCCCTCCATGACGTAGACGCAGGAGTTGGTGGTGCCCAGGTCAATGCCGATAATTTTGGACATATGTGTATCCTCCTCAAGGGAAATCTTTTGAAGCCGTGCTTCGCGCCGTGAGCAGCGTAGGCGCGCTTTTTCGCCCCCGGCGGCGGACGGAGTCATCTGCCCCGGGCACGTCGGCGGACGTCGAAAATGCAACATTTCGGGCGGCTGTGCCGCGCGGGAAATAAGGTAAGTACTTCTTCGGCCGCGTCCAGTGCCGCGCGGGAAATTTTTACAAAAAAACCTGTTTTTCGTGGGGATTTCGTTGACCTTGTTTGCGGGTGACGCTAGTGAGTTTTTTAACAATGCAAGTGGACTTAGAGTAAAAGGAGGTTCTATGGACGCGAACAGAAGGCATCTGCTCTGTGGAATCGGGGGATTGGCCGTGGGCGGCGCTGTGGCGGGCCTGGTGGCTCCGGCTCTGGCCGCGCCGCAGGCGGCGGGCGGCGGCGCGCGTTTCGCCCAGGCCGGGGGCGATTTCGGCTGGCAGCCGCACAAGCTGAACGCGGACGAATGCGCGCCCGTGGCCTACGAGGGCTACTGGCACAAGGGCTATGCCTGCGGGTACGGCACGTTTTACGGCATCATCGGCATGATGGGCGAAAAATTCGGCGCGCCGTACAACCAGTTTCCCTTCACCATGCTGGAAGCCAACAAGGGCGGCATTTCCGACTGGGGGACCATCTGCGGCGCGCTTTACGGCGCGGCGGCGGCCTTCGCCCTGTTCTGGGGCCGCAAGGAACGCACCCCCATGGTCAATGAACTGTTCCGCTGGTATGAAACCACGGCCCTGCCCATCTACAACCCGGGGGACAAGGCCACGGGCTTCAAGGGCGATCTGCCGTCCAACGTCTCGGGCTCCGTGCTCTGCCATATTTCGGTTTCCAAGTGGTGTTACGAGCATAAGATCGAGGCCACCAGCAAGCAGCGCAGCGAGCGTTGCGGCCGCCTCACGGCCGACGTCTGCCGCAAGGCCATTGAAATCATGAACGCCAAGATAGAGCAGGGCAAGGACTACAAAGGCTCCTTCCCGATTCAGAAATCCGTGGCCGGCTGCGGCGAATGTCATATGACCAAGGGCAACGAGGCCAACTGGGGCAAGGGCGTCATGGACTGTACGCCCTGCCACAGCGGCGGCAAGGCTGTGGCCGACAAGTTCAAGGATCACCCGTAACGGCGATCTCTTGCTGAAACTGAAGAGGCCGCAGCGCTGCGGCCTCTTCAGACGAATGGCAAACCCCGCTTCGCGGCGTTTGCGCCGCCGTAGGTTCGTTTCCAAGAAAACTCGCCCGGCGGAAAGGCACGAAAATCAGTCGCTTAACGGCGCAGCAAAGCTGCGACCTACTCCTGATTTTCGGGGCTGCCGACGTTGTCAACAGCGTGAAGAGGCCGGAGCGCTGCTCCGGCCTCTTCACATCATAATTACTGCGGGAGCGCGCCGGGCGGGATCAGGCCGTGGGGCTCTCCTCATCTTCTTCCATACGGATTTCATCCAGCAGTTCCTTGAGGGAGCGGGCCTGCGCGGTCATTTCCCGCACTTCCAGCGCGGCTTTTTCCATGGCTTCAGCCATGGTGTTGCTCAGGCTGTTCACGTCGGAAATGTGCCGGTTGATTTCCTCGGCGGCGGCGGACTGTTCCGTGGCCGCGGTGGCGATGGCCGCCGCGCGGCCGCTGGAATCCTCGGCCAGGGAGGAAATCTCTTCCAGGGAGCGGCCGGAATCCTGGGCCATGCCGGTCACTTCCTCAATGGCGGCCACGGCGTCCTCCACTGTGGCGGCGCTTTTGTCCGTACCCTGCTGAATGGCCTCAATGGCGGATTCCACTTCCTGGGTGGCCTTCATGGTTTTTTCAGCCAGTTTACGCACCTCGTCGGCCACCACGGCGAAGCCGCGTCCGGCCTCGCCGGCGCGGGCCGCTTCGATGGCCGCGTTGAGGGCCAGCAGGTTGGTCTGGTCCGCGACATCGCGGATCAGGGTAAGCACCGTGCCGATGTCGCGGGATTGTTTGTCCAGGTCTTCCATATCCTGTTTCAGGCCCAGCGAACGCTCCCGCACGGCCTTGATGTTGTCGATGGTGCGCAGCATCAGGTCTGTGCCGCCCTGAGCCCGATCCTGGACCGAGGCCGAGGACTGTGCCGCGCTTTCGGCATTGCCCGCCACTTCCAGTACCGTGGCATTCATCTCTTCCATGGCCGCTGCGGTTTCAGCCATGCGTCCGGCCACCTGGTCGGTTTTTTCCTTGGTGCCGTCCAACTGAAGGCTGAGGGTTTCAGCGGCGGAATCCAGCCCGGCCGCCACGCTTTTCAGGCGTTTGACCATGGAAACGCGGGTACGCCGAGCGTCGTCTTCCACCTGCTTCAGGCGCAGTTCCTCGCTGATGTCCACGCCCAGTTCCACATGGCCCACGGGCGTGCCCTCAAGATCGCGCAGATAATTGATGACCATTTTCATGGCCTTGCCGTTGGGCATGTGGTTGATGACGGTGTGCTGACCCCGGCGCAGGCATTCAATGCCGCAATCGGGCGTGTCGCAGAGATTGCCTTTGCGCGAGGAGCAATGCCTGCCCAGAGCGTCGCCCATGGACGTTTTACCCATGGATTTGAGCGCCGCCGTATTGCAGAAGGTCCAGTGCATGTCCATGTCCGTGACTGCCACGGAATAGGGGATGCTGTTGAGAATGCCTTCATACCAGTGGGCCTGTCGGCGCAGCTTGTCGACCATGGTCTGAAGGGATCGGGCCAGGCGCGTCAGGCAGTCATCGCCCTGAAATGCCAGTTCGGGTTGCTCGCCCCGGCTCACGGCGTCGGCATAGTCCGCCAGAGTATGGATGGGCTTGAGGCGGCGGTGGATGACGACGCCGCCCACCACGCCGATGAGCGCCATGAGAGCCAGACTGTACAGCAATGTTTCGCGCGCCGAACTTTTGATCAGCTCGGTGGCTTCCAGGCTTTGCTGGAAACGCAGCAATTCATGGAACGGCTGCCCCACCAGCGCGTAGCCGATGACCAGCAGTCCGACCCAGGACAGGAACATGGCCGCCACAAAAGCGATGATGATTTTGGTGCTGAGCGTCAGACGCATGAAGCCTCCTTGGTTACTGGCGGATCCCAGGGGCAAAAGCCGTTGTAAACGGCATGCGACGCGCGCATGGAAAAGCGGCGCGCGCCCTCAAGAGCGAACGAAATGGAACTCTCTTTGTGAAAGGCTTTTCGACCGCCGGAGAAAAAACATGATGCTAATGAGGACTTTTTTCAAGTATGCGGGAAAATTCCTGTGCTCCATTTGTCGGGAGCGCGCCTCGGGTTTTCCCCACATGACAAAAAAAGCCGGAGCGACATCGCCCCGGCCGGGGGCCGACCAAGACCGGCAGCCCCGATAATACGCGAACAGGCGGGATTTACTCCCACTGTAACTGAGTGGATTTTATGTCGTGCACTCGCCGGCTGACTTGTAAACTTTACAAATGGCGACGGTAATCGGCCGCGAAAACGCCGCGAAGCCGGATGTGTCTTGCTCAGGGCCGGAACGTCACCGCTCCGGCCCTGCAAGCGACGGTTCAGGCAGCGGCGTCCTCTCCGTCCTTCTCCACGTCCTGCGAGCGGATATTGTTCAGAATATCCCTGAGCACATAGGCTTGGTCGGCCATGTCCCGCACCTGATTGGAAGCGCTTTCCATGGCCGTGGCGATGGCGGCGCTCAACTGGTTCACTTCCGCGATGTTCTGGTTGATTTCCTCGGAGGCGGCGGACTGTTCC from Desulfovibrio porci carries:
- a CDS encoding split-Soret cytochrome c, translated to MDANRRHLLCGIGGLAVGGAVAGLVAPALAAPQAAGGGARFAQAGGDFGWQPHKLNADECAPVAYEGYWHKGYACGYGTFYGIIGMMGEKFGAPYNQFPFTMLEANKGGISDWGTICGALYGAAAAFALFWGRKERTPMVNELFRWYETTALPIYNPGDKATGFKGDLPSNVSGSVLCHISVSKWCYEHKIEATSKQRSERCGRLTADVCRKAIEIMNAKIEQGKDYKGSFPIQKSVAGCGECHMTKGNEANWGKGVMDCTPCHSGGKAVADKFKDHP
- a CDS encoding methyl-accepting chemotaxis protein, translating into MRLTLSTKIIIAFVAAMFLSWVGLLVIGYALVGQPFHELLRFQQSLEATELIKSSARETLLYSLALMALIGVVGGVVIHRRLKPIHTLADYADAVSRGEQPELAFQGDDCLTRLARSLQTMVDKLRRQAHWYEGILNSIPYSVAVTDMDMHWTFCNTAALKSMGKTSMGDALGRHCSSRKGNLCDTPDCGIECLRRGQHTVINHMPNGKAMKMVINYLRDLEGTPVGHVELGVDISEELRLKQVEDDARRTRVSMVKRLKSVAAGLDSAAETLSLQLDGTKEKTDQVAGRMAETAAAMEEMNATVLEVAGNAESAAQSSASVQDRAQGGTDLMLRTIDNIKAVRERSLGLKQDMEDLDKQSRDIGTVLTLIRDVADQTNLLALNAAIEAARAGEAGRGFAVVADEVRKLAEKTMKATQEVESAIEAIQQGTDKSAATVEDAVAAIEEVTGMAQDSGRSLEEISSLAEDSSGRAAAIATAATEQSAAAEEINRHISDVNSLSNTMAEAMEKAALEVREMTAQARSLKELLDEIRMEEDEESPTA